A genomic segment from Polyangium mundeleinium encodes:
- a CDS encoding class I SAM-dependent methyltransferase translates to MKTDEHEKHAVSFGRERALKYDSQVRLSIEGYEAMLQVASEVLVAALSGQKAASLLMVGIGTGSEVKPFARHAGFDFHFTGVDPSSEMLAIAREKLAAAGLLERTSLHACELRDLPRGPSFDGAQMIGVLHHLQDDDARIALLREIAGRLVPGAPFVIGCRTGNEPLLRAVEEQRLVRNGSPPEAMEHRRNAMASMRVPASEAEVFALLAQAGFAAPRFIFGELHFRVWVTRYEPSTIGA, encoded by the coding sequence ATGAAAACGGACGAGCACGAGAAACATGCGGTGAGCTTCGGGCGCGAGCGTGCATTGAAATACGACAGCCAGGTGCGCCTCTCGATCGAGGGCTACGAAGCCATGCTCCAGGTCGCCTCGGAGGTGCTCGTCGCGGCGCTCTCGGGCCAGAAGGCTGCGTCGCTTTTGATGGTCGGCATCGGGACCGGGAGCGAGGTGAAGCCGTTCGCGCGCCACGCAGGATTCGATTTTCATTTCACGGGCGTCGATCCCTCCTCGGAGATGCTCGCCATTGCCAGGGAAAAGCTCGCGGCGGCAGGCCTGCTCGAACGGACGAGCTTGCATGCCTGCGAGCTCCGTGATCTCCCGCGCGGGCCTTCGTTCGACGGCGCGCAGATGATCGGCGTCCTGCACCATCTCCAGGACGATGACGCGCGTATCGCGCTCCTGCGGGAGATCGCCGGAAGGCTCGTGCCGGGGGCGCCCTTCGTGATCGGTTGTCGGACTGGAAACGAGCCGCTGCTCCGGGCCGTCGAGGAGCAACGGCTCGTCCGGAATGGCTCGCCGCCCGAGGCGATGGAGCACCGACGGAATGCGATGGCGTCGATGCGGGTCCCGGCCTCGGAGGCCGAGGTCTTCGCGCTCCTGGCCCAGGCAGGCTTCGCGGCGCCTCGTTTCATCTTCGGCGAGCTCCATTTCAGGGTGTGGGTGACGCGCTACGAGCCATCCACGATCGGCGCGTGA
- a CDS encoding cupin domain-containing protein gives MTTKPDTKDKVYQSADFDKTPPRPRVVMPDKLVHRQVEGDGQRDAYSKERKHPVFFVDLPSKCISMTIGHLDPGQSSNRHRHTYETILYVLEGEGYSVVHDQKIEWKAGDAVYIPVWTWHNHVNTSTTGLARYLACENAPILQNLGGVALREELPEKGMKDPP, from the coding sequence ATGACGACGAAGCCCGACACCAAGGACAAGGTCTATCAATCCGCCGACTTCGACAAGACGCCGCCACGCCCGCGTGTCGTCATGCCGGACAAGCTGGTCCACCGTCAGGTCGAGGGCGACGGGCAACGGGATGCGTACTCCAAGGAGCGCAAGCACCCGGTCTTCTTCGTCGATCTGCCCTCGAAGTGCATCAGCATGACGATCGGCCACCTCGACCCGGGGCAGTCCTCGAACCGGCACCGCCACACCTACGAGACGATCCTCTACGTGCTCGAAGGCGAGGGCTACTCGGTGGTCCACGACCAGAAGATCGAGTGGAAGGCGGGCGACGCCGTCTACATCCCGGTCTGGACCTGGCACAACCACGTCAACACGAGCACGACCGGTCTCGCCCGTTACCTCGCGTGCGAGAACGCGCCCATCCTCCAGAACCTCGGCGGCGTCGCGCTCCGCGAAGAGCTGCCCGAGAAGGGCATGAAGGATCCCCCGTGA
- a CDS encoding ADP-ribosylglycohydrolase family protein, which yields MRTRRAFVSLVLSAIAGLAGYGSREQGHARAEPTEHRESLATPGATSFHLDRSAYTERLRAMWIGGCLANWTGLRTEGVRITRPFFTDDDWGKPLGRDGAPIDFVFQDPWQADDDTDIEYVYLHLLTEARTLHLWPAQIRDGWRAHVNDFIWVSNRRARDLMERGILPPETSHPARNPDGLQIDAQLTTEIFGALAPGMPELALRIAHLPIRTTARGHAAHAAEFHVLLFSLAATVDPNKPRREEIVRIVREAKAFLPSTSKAVDVIDFVLSAYLAANDKNNWEATRDAIARRYQEEALVRGFVYRGFTESAINLATGLMALLFGEGNFARTVQIGTLSGWDSDNGTATMGGLVALLGGLSELRAAFPNERLSDRYHIHRTRPTLPDRLPNDPDAEDTFTEIAWRLADLVDLAVKEAGGEVTASGWKIP from the coding sequence ATGCGCACACGTCGTGCCTTCGTCTCCCTCGTCCTGTCGGCGATCGCCGGCCTCGCAGGTTACGGCAGCCGCGAGCAAGGCCACGCGCGGGCCGAACCCACGGAGCACCGGGAATCCCTGGCAACGCCCGGCGCGACGTCGTTCCATCTCGATCGCAGCGCGTACACCGAGCGCCTCCGGGCCATGTGGATCGGCGGCTGCCTCGCGAACTGGACAGGGCTCCGGACCGAAGGCGTGCGCATCACGCGCCCCTTTTTCACGGATGACGACTGGGGAAAACCCCTCGGCCGCGACGGGGCGCCGATCGATTTCGTATTCCAGGATCCCTGGCAGGCGGACGACGACACCGACATCGAATACGTCTACCTGCACCTCTTGACCGAGGCGCGGACGCTCCACCTCTGGCCCGCGCAAATCCGCGACGGCTGGCGCGCGCACGTGAACGATTTCATCTGGGTGTCGAACCGGAGGGCGCGGGACCTCATGGAGCGCGGGATCCTGCCCCCCGAGACCAGCCATCCCGCGCGAAACCCCGACGGCTTGCAGATCGACGCGCAGCTCACCACCGAAATCTTCGGCGCGCTCGCGCCCGGCATGCCCGAGCTGGCCCTGCGAATCGCGCATCTCCCGATCCGCACCACCGCCCGCGGCCACGCAGCGCACGCGGCGGAGTTCCACGTTCTCTTGTTCTCCCTCGCCGCCACCGTCGATCCCAACAAGCCACGGCGCGAGGAGATCGTGCGGATCGTCCGCGAAGCCAAGGCTTTCCTGCCAAGCACCTCGAAGGCCGTCGATGTCATCGATTTCGTGCTGTCCGCGTACCTCGCGGCGAACGACAAGAACAACTGGGAGGCCACACGCGACGCCATCGCGCGGCGGTACCAGGAAGAGGCCCTGGTGCGCGGTTTCGTATATCGAGGCTTCACGGAGTCCGCGATCAACCTGGCCACAGGGCTGATGGCCCTCCTGTTCGGCGAGGGAAACTTCGCGCGCACCGTGCAAATCGGCACGCTGTCCGGCTGGGACTCCGACAACGGCACGGCGACCATGGGCGGTCTCGTGGCGCTCCTCGGAGGCCTGTCCGAGCTACGCGCGGCGTTCCCGAACGAACGATTGTCCGACCGGTACCATATCCACCGCACCCGCCCCACCCTCCCCGACCGTCTGCCCAACGATCCCGACGCCGAGGATACCTTCACGGAGATCGCGTGGCGGTTGGCCGATCTGGTGGACCTGGCCGTGAAGGAGGCGGGGGGCGAGGTGACGGCGAGCGGGTGGAAGATCCCGTGA
- a CDS encoding SAM-dependent methyltransferase produces the protein MTNPAPDRLRFTTIAHATHRYLSPLSPEKAARLIDGLALRDGAEVLDIGCGRAGFLIDLVDRAPVSGLGVDLNGAFIAAARAEALLRGVDARVRFVDRPLADGVGDTASFDAIVCMGSSQAIGTFAEALRWAHAHLVPGGVALFGDGFWRRRPDPGYLEALGGATEDEMTTHAGNTRVAREAGFRVLSTACASDDEWDEYEGRYCAAIERYVDANPADPAAPAMAARIRAWHDAYVTWGRDTLGFGFYTLLKPASPAP, from the coding sequence ATGACCAACCCCGCCCCCGATCGGCTCAGGTTCACGACGATCGCCCACGCGACGCATCGGTACCTCTCCCCGCTCTCGCCCGAGAAAGCCGCGCGGCTGATCGACGGGCTCGCCCTCCGCGACGGCGCGGAGGTGCTCGACATCGGCTGCGGTCGCGCGGGGTTTTTGATCGATCTCGTCGATCGTGCGCCCGTGTCCGGGCTCGGCGTCGATCTCAATGGGGCGTTCATCGCCGCGGCGCGGGCGGAGGCTTTGCTACGTGGCGTCGATGCGCGCGTGCGTTTCGTGGATCGACCCCTCGCCGACGGGGTGGGCGACACGGCGTCGTTCGACGCGATCGTCTGCATGGGATCGAGCCAGGCGATCGGCACGTTCGCCGAAGCGCTCCGCTGGGCCCACGCGCATCTCGTCCCGGGCGGGGTGGCGCTGTTTGGAGACGGCTTCTGGCGGCGCCGGCCGGACCCCGGTTACCTCGAAGCGCTCGGCGGGGCGACCGAGGACGAGATGACCACCCACGCCGGAAACACCCGCGTCGCGCGGGAGGCGGGCTTCCGCGTGCTCTCGACCGCGTGCGCGAGCGACGACGAGTGGGACGAGTACGAGGGCCGCTACTGCGCCGCGATCGAGCGGTACGTCGACGCGAACCCGGCCGACCCGGCCGCGCCCGCGATGGCCGCCCGCATCCGCGCCTGGCACGACGCCTACGTCACCTGGGGCCGCGACACGCTGGGGTTCGGCTTCTACACGCTGCTGAAGCCGGCCTCGCCCGCGCCGTGA
- a CDS encoding YceI family protein gives MSRAHPALLRALPFAAFVALAASGCSKDEPNPNAAPVSSSLAPAQPKTEAGKPYAVEAQGAKVSFTMDAPIEKIFGEADGSASGELFVDPEDVTRSTGLLKIDLDKLVIYQQKRADEKAEFGERTKSDLQNEHARDWLGIGKDVAEAERQKRRSIEFKLSKIETAGPKSVAGLTGAERTMKLDVTGDLRLNERTVPKKAELEVTFVMEGDKVAALRVKSTKPVAVNLDEHDVRPRNALGVILQKTADELTTLGKKVSKDAMVSLDFQAKPK, from the coding sequence ATGTCCCGCGCCCACCCTGCCCTGCTCCGCGCCCTGCCCTTCGCCGCGTTCGTGGCGCTCGCCGCCTCCGGGTGCTCCAAGGACGAGCCAAACCCGAACGCCGCCCCCGTCTCCTCGTCGCTCGCCCCCGCGCAGCCGAAGACCGAGGCGGGCAAGCCCTACGCGGTCGAAGCGCAAGGCGCGAAGGTGAGCTTCACGATGGATGCGCCGATCGAGAAGATCTTCGGCGAGGCGGACGGCTCGGCCTCCGGCGAGCTCTTCGTCGATCCGGAGGACGTGACGCGCTCGACGGGGCTCTTGAAGATCGACCTCGACAAGCTCGTGATCTACCAGCAGAAGCGCGCCGACGAGAAAGCGGAGTTCGGCGAGCGCACGAAGAGCGACCTGCAGAACGAGCACGCGCGCGACTGGCTCGGGATCGGCAAGGACGTCGCCGAGGCGGAGCGGCAGAAGCGCCGCTCCATCGAGTTCAAGCTCTCGAAGATCGAGACGGCAGGGCCGAAGAGCGTCGCGGGCCTCACGGGCGCCGAGCGCACGATGAAGCTCGACGTGACGGGGGACCTCCGCCTGAACGAGCGCACGGTGCCGAAGAAGGCGGAGCTCGAGGTCACGTTCGTGATGGAGGGCGACAAGGTGGCGGCCCTCCGCGTGAAGTCGACGAAGCCCGTCGCCGTGAACCTCGACGAGCACGACGTGCGCCCGCGCAATGCCCTCGGCGTGATCCTGCAGAAGACCGCCGACGAGCTCACGACGCTCGGCAAGAAGGTCTCGAAGGACGCGATGGTGTCGCTCGACTTCCAGGCCAAGCCGAAGTGA
- a CDS encoding DUF2169 family type VI secretion system accessory protein produces the protein MDIVSYCPLRVAARSFLTAERRHALLVVCKATYLLTPGSSVLHESQEDVNEEDNFWDDDPRRSVYSPGDLVPHKRGADVVLVGDAFAPNDVPVRSILTRLCVGEIDKAIEVFGDRHVTPMGELREGPRVTRVRLRYERAAGGPGTTNPVGMRLDQKDTFGAIKLPNVQPPGRHVTGPSDLMEPIGYGPIAATWPAREARLGPFAGRFSLTHWHETPLPEGLDPLFFNVAPHDQEIPEIRPDERIVLEGLHPEHARLVTNLPGLRPEVVMERASGRSEEITLTADTLWFDTTRGICTLVWRGRAALVHPAEAGRVVVTMVVPGWANARAALVSPDLHAIAISPDDPDGSVTSVASAPSRPHPIMPFMTNAASAPPPRESGVFPMAPEFDDEVTFVGLDGPSADPLPFARPRTQAPPAPAAPPPLPFAPVSHGGGLRSAHDVGLPLPPTPPVPPPPMPFQARDLPFLSPIAPPPVPPGPPPEPARVRPPSRHDLPFVAPPQGGGLRSAHEVGVPLPPTAPAAPPPPVQPPTPPPIVPRLGIAPLGTPPPFASPAPVAPPAPVAKPVDLDEPETVDAPAMIGPLATAEMAARMAPPPLPPPPEPLPPDAPAAEAPKAPPAPALPLDDYPIERCAKITASIARRRDERAEILEAEELDLARFADLERHWADSIRAESERGKTRLLKAFDAAYVARLEEERGPITPAEYARLVVAGERGHAERTLAELGLPRASMLRIEREMLARTAADPSLGERIRHAIEAERAD, from the coding sequence ATGGACATCGTCTCGTATTGTCCGCTCCGCGTCGCCGCGCGGTCCTTCCTCACGGCGGAGCGCAGGCACGCGCTGCTCGTCGTCTGCAAAGCGACGTACCTGCTCACGCCGGGCTCGTCGGTGCTGCACGAGTCCCAGGAGGACGTCAACGAGGAGGACAACTTCTGGGACGACGATCCGCGGCGCAGCGTGTACTCGCCCGGGGATCTCGTGCCCCACAAGCGGGGCGCCGACGTGGTGCTCGTCGGAGATGCGTTCGCGCCAAACGACGTGCCCGTGCGATCGATCCTCACGCGCCTCTGCGTGGGCGAGATCGACAAGGCGATCGAGGTCTTCGGCGATCGGCACGTGACGCCGATGGGCGAGCTGCGGGAAGGCCCGCGCGTGACGCGGGTTCGCCTGCGCTACGAGCGCGCGGCAGGCGGGCCCGGGACGACGAACCCCGTGGGCATGCGGCTCGATCAGAAGGACACGTTCGGCGCGATCAAGCTGCCGAACGTGCAGCCGCCGGGGCGGCACGTGACGGGCCCTTCGGATCTCATGGAGCCCATCGGCTACGGGCCAATCGCGGCGACGTGGCCTGCCCGCGAGGCGCGCCTCGGCCCCTTCGCGGGGCGGTTTTCCCTCACGCACTGGCACGAGACGCCGCTGCCCGAGGGGCTCGATCCGCTGTTCTTCAACGTCGCGCCGCACGATCAAGAGATCCCGGAGATCCGCCCGGACGAACGGATCGTGCTCGAAGGGTTGCACCCCGAGCACGCGCGGCTCGTGACGAACCTGCCGGGGCTGCGGCCCGAGGTCGTGATGGAGCGGGCGTCGGGTCGCAGCGAGGAGATCACGCTGACGGCCGACACGTTGTGGTTCGACACGACGCGCGGGATCTGCACGCTGGTCTGGCGCGGGCGCGCGGCGCTCGTGCATCCGGCCGAGGCCGGTCGCGTGGTCGTGACGATGGTGGTCCCCGGCTGGGCGAACGCACGCGCAGCGCTCGTGTCCCCGGATCTGCACGCGATCGCGATCTCGCCCGACGATCCCGATGGATCGGTCACGAGCGTGGCGTCCGCGCCGTCGCGGCCGCATCCGATCATGCCCTTCATGACGAACGCGGCGTCCGCGCCGCCGCCGCGCGAGTCGGGCGTGTTCCCGATGGCGCCGGAGTTCGATGACGAGGTGACGTTCGTCGGTCTGGATGGGCCGTCCGCCGATCCGCTGCCGTTCGCGCGTCCGCGAACGCAAGCGCCGCCCGCGCCCGCGGCCCCGCCGCCGCTGCCGTTCGCGCCGGTTTCCCACGGTGGGGGGCTCCGGTCGGCCCACGACGTGGGCCTTCCTCTGCCCCCCACACCCCCCGTGCCTCCTCCGCCCATGCCTTTCCAGGCGAGGGATCTGCCGTTCCTGTCGCCGATCGCGCCTCCGCCGGTGCCGCCAGGCCCGCCGCCGGAACCAGCGCGGGTGCGGCCTCCCTCGCGGCACGATCTGCCGTTTGTCGCGCCACCCCAGGGTGGAGGGCTGCGGTCGGCCCATGAGGTGGGCGTTCCTCTGCCCCCGACCGCCCCCGCCGCGCCTCCTCCGCCGGTGCAACCCCCCACGCCGCCGCCCATCGTGCCGCGGCTCGGCATCGCGCCGCTGGGAACACCTCCGCCCTTCGCGTCGCCCGCGCCCGTCGCGCCGCCTGCGCCCGTCGCGAAGCCGGTCGACCTGGACGAACCGGAGACCGTCGACGCACCCGCGATGATCGGCCCGCTGGCGACAGCCGAGATGGCCGCGCGCATGGCCCCGCCGCCGCTCCCTCCGCCGCCCGAGCCTCTGCCTCCGGACGCGCCCGCGGCGGAGGCCCCGAAAGCGCCGCCCGCGCCCGCGCTCCCGCTCGACGACTACCCGATCGAGCGATGCGCGAAGATCACCGCGTCGATCGCGCGCCGCCGTGACGAGCGCGCCGAGATCCTGGAAGCCGAGGAGCTCGATCTCGCTCGCTTCGCGGACCTCGAGCGTCACTGGGCCGACTCCATCCGCGCCGAGTCCGAGCGCGGCAAGACACGCCTGCTCAAGGCCTTCGACGCCGCGTACGTCGCGCGCCTCGAAGAAGAGCGGGGCCCCATTACCCCGGCCGAGTACGCGCGCCTGGTCGTCGCCGGCGAGCGTGGGCACGCCGAGCGCACGCTCGCCGAGCTCGGCCTGCCGCGCGCCTCCATGCTGCGTATCGAGCGCGAGATGCTCGCGCGCACGGCCGCGGATCCGTCCCTCGGCGAACGAATCCGCCACGCGATCGAAGCCGAGCGGGCCGACTGA
- a CDS encoding N-acetylmuramidase domain-containing protein, whose protein sequence is MSYVVKSGDTLGAIASRNGTTVQAIMAQNPQIANPNAISVGQKITLPGSGGGGAIPSPAAAPSTYTVRSGDTLGAIASRNGTTVDEMMRANPQLRNPNQISPGQQLNLPGRSNGGGTPQPQPQQPQQPQQPQPQQPQAPAEGGSSLGTPPATGPWELPVRGPARRLAAGDFDAAARELQCESAAVRAVAEVESGGRTGFDDQKRPKILFEIHHFKRLTGGRYDRSHPHLSAPYKSPLRRASYKKDQWVVIREAFALDPDAAVKSASWGMFQVMGFNHELVGWKSVRQFVYDMYESEAQHMRSFLGFCRGNNLVRHIRSKNWASFARGYNGEDYASNNYHTKMANAYARYSRG, encoded by the coding sequence ATGAGCTACGTCGTCAAATCGGGGGATACGCTCGGTGCGATCGCCAGCCGCAACGGCACGACGGTGCAGGCGATCATGGCGCAGAACCCCCAGATCGCGAATCCAAACGCGATCTCGGTGGGCCAGAAGATCACGCTCCCCGGAAGCGGGGGCGGCGGCGCCATCCCGTCCCCCGCGGCGGCTCCGAGCACGTACACCGTACGCTCGGGCGACACGCTGGGCGCGATCGCGAGCCGGAACGGCACGACGGTCGACGAGATGATGCGGGCAAACCCGCAGCTCCGGAACCCGAACCAGATCTCGCCGGGCCAGCAGCTCAACCTGCCGGGGCGCTCGAACGGAGGCGGAACGCCGCAGCCGCAGCCGCAGCAGCCGCAGCAGCCGCAGCAGCCGCAGCCCCAACAGCCGCAGGCGCCCGCGGAAGGCGGGAGCTCGCTCGGCACGCCGCCCGCGACGGGTCCGTGGGAGCTGCCCGTGCGTGGCCCTGCGCGCAGGCTCGCGGCCGGCGACTTCGATGCCGCCGCGCGCGAGCTTCAGTGCGAGTCCGCCGCGGTGCGCGCCGTGGCCGAGGTCGAGTCCGGCGGACGAACTGGCTTCGACGATCAGAAGCGCCCGAAGATCCTCTTCGAGATCCACCACTTCAAGCGGCTGACGGGAGGCCGCTACGATCGCAGCCACCCGCACCTCTCGGCGCCGTACAAGAGCCCGCTCCGGCGCGCGAGTTACAAGAAGGATCAGTGGGTCGTGATCCGCGAGGCGTTCGCGCTCGATCCGGACGCGGCGGTGAAGAGCGCCTCCTGGGGCATGTTCCAGGTGATGGGCTTCAACCACGAGCTCGTCGGCTGGAAGAGCGTCCGGCAGTTCGTCTACGACATGTACGAGTCGGAGGCGCAGCACATGCGCTCGTTCCTCGGCTTCTGCCGCGGCAACAACCTCGTTCGCCACATTCGCAGCAAGAACTGGGCTTCGTTCGCGCGTGGCTACAACGGCGAGGACTACGCGTCGAACAACTACCACACGAAGATGGCGAACGCGTACGCGCGCTACAGCCGGGGCTAG
- a CDS encoding serine/threonine-protein kinase yields the protein MPAPPRPSSPAVVPAAPAAPPRAPSSGAPAPAEPAAAPEAEWDVELGATLAGGFNAPPIPEPPPAPAAVPAPLPTPLPAPLPASAPPAPLPNPGRTSAPPLPFMAPPPPPSPAAVSAGRGSAPGMMVPSMNGELRRSSSPSFPGAPPQGAEALRRSGSSLPAVVPPGQDPLRRSSSALAAVTPSMLEAQRRSSPGVASQGDGAFGDPERAGAAAGSVAYAPGDIIGGKYQLQRVLGQGGMGAVWVARNLSLDADIALKLIRRDRATEEASARLLTEARAAAKLGHPGIVRVFDFGQTEVGDPYLVMELLTGESLSAILARKKRLAPSVALQTLLPVAAALAAAHLKGIVHRDLKPDNVMLTTDESGKIVPKLLDFGIARVLRDDVERHVTIAGEVLGSPDYMSPEQARGEADIDHRTDVWTYSVLLYETITGRRPFDAPNYNALIAAIVANTPMPTHAFGTGDAALWAILERGLAKDRSARWQSLRDMGVALAGWALERGIQQDISGLSLQSEWLAPKMRRLLTVQPMDVSGLAAARAAAIAAAAPVAPPVALPVTPSAPGLVLPGVVRDANDAAERKNLRGGSKRKVVVVVGTAIVLVASFFVVRALLSDPAAPAGVPAAQTEAHPAPPAPVPAPTPSATPTTTAEPQAPPTATATATTKTTPAPVRTTQKKAPPVPKNIQF from the coding sequence ATGCCCGCACCTCCCAGGCCCAGCTCCCCGGCGGTCGTCCCCGCCGCTCCGGCAGCGCCTCCGCGCGCTCCGAGCAGCGGGGCGCCCGCGCCCGCCGAGCCTGCGGCTGCGCCTGAGGCCGAGTGGGATGTCGAGCTCGGCGCGACGCTCGCAGGTGGATTCAACGCGCCGCCCATCCCGGAGCCGCCGCCCGCGCCTGCTGCCGTTCCCGCTCCTCTTCCCACTCCCCTTCCTGCTCCCCTTCCCGCCTCCGCGCCTCCCGCGCCGCTGCCGAACCCGGGCCGCACGTCGGCCCCGCCGCTCCCGTTCATGGCGCCTCCGCCGCCACCTTCGCCTGCGGCCGTCTCGGCCGGGCGGGGCTCGGCGCCGGGCATGATGGTGCCAAGCATGAACGGGGAGCTGCGTCGCTCGTCGTCGCCGAGTTTTCCCGGGGCGCCGCCGCAAGGCGCCGAGGCGCTGCGCCGCTCTGGTTCGAGTTTGCCCGCGGTCGTCCCGCCGGGACAAGACCCGCTGCGCCGCTCCTCTTCGGCCCTCGCCGCCGTCACGCCGAGCATGCTCGAAGCGCAGCGCCGCTCCTCGCCGGGCGTGGCCTCGCAAGGCGACGGCGCGTTCGGCGATCCCGAGCGAGCCGGCGCGGCGGCGGGCTCCGTCGCGTACGCCCCCGGCGACATCATCGGCGGCAAGTACCAGCTCCAGCGCGTGCTTGGTCAGGGCGGCATGGGCGCCGTGTGGGTCGCGCGGAACTTGAGCCTCGACGCCGACATCGCGCTCAAGCTCATCCGCCGCGATCGCGCCACCGAGGAGGCCTCCGCGCGCCTGCTCACGGAGGCGCGCGCGGCCGCGAAGCTCGGCCATCCAGGCATCGTGCGTGTCTTCGACTTCGGACAAACCGAGGTCGGCGATCCCTACCTCGTGATGGAGCTGCTCACGGGCGAGTCGCTCTCCGCCATCCTCGCGCGGAAGAAGCGGCTCGCGCCGAGCGTCGCGCTCCAGACGCTCTTGCCCGTCGCAGCGGCGCTCGCGGCTGCGCACCTGAAGGGCATCGTCCATCGGGATCTCAAGCCTGACAACGTCATGCTCACGACGGACGAGTCGGGGAAGATCGTGCCCAAGCTGCTCGACTTCGGCATTGCGCGCGTGCTGCGCGACGACGTCGAGCGGCACGTCACGATCGCTGGCGAGGTCCTCGGCAGCCCCGACTACATGTCCCCCGAGCAGGCCCGCGGCGAGGCGGACATCGATCACCGCACCGACGTCTGGACCTACTCGGTCTTGCTCTACGAGACGATCACGGGCCGCCGCCCGTTCGACGCGCCGAACTACAACGCGCTCATCGCGGCCATCGTGGCGAACACGCCGATGCCCACGCATGCCTTCGGCACGGGTGACGCCGCGCTTTGGGCGATCCTCGAGCGCGGTCTCGCCAAGGATCGGAGCGCGCGGTGGCAATCGCTGCGCGACATGGGCGTCGCGCTCGCGGGCTGGGCGCTCGAGCGCGGGATCCAGCAGGACATCTCGGGGTTGTCTCTCCAGAGCGAGTGGCTCGCGCCGAAGATGCGCCGCCTGCTCACGGTGCAGCCGATGGACGTCTCGGGCCTGGCCGCTGCGCGTGCCGCGGCGATCGCTGCCGCGGCGCCGGTTGCGCCGCCGGTCGCGCTGCCTGTCACGCCTTCCGCGCCGGGCCTCGTGCTGCCGGGCGTCGTGCGCGATGCGAACGATGCGGCCGAGAGGAAGAACCTGCGCGGCGGTTCGAAACGGAAAGTGGTGGTTGTCGTCGGCACGGCGATCGTGCTCGTCGCGTCGTTCTTCGTGGTGCGCGCGCTCCTCTCCGATCCTGCTGCACCTGCGGGCGTGCCTGCTGCGCAGACCGAGGCGCATCCCGCGCCGCCTGCGCCCGTGCCCGCGCCGACGCCCTCGGCCACGCCCACCACGACAGCCGAGCCTCAGGCGCCGCCGACCGCGACAGCGACCGCGACGACGAAGACGACGCCTGCGCCCGTGCGAACTACCCAGAAGAAAGCGCCGCCCGTCCCCAAGAACATCCAGTTCTGA
- a CDS encoding DUF3089 domain-containing protein: MRRWQKVLLIVALLGIVSLVISFLTLDRWLYAALDPGKFDPSAAPPAPNYAEPAAWAALPTLEDDADVSLPELPPQAPGAAKADVFFVHPTTSMAKRWNTPIDDPAVVQATARGATLIQASAFNACCAVYAPRYRQASGKAFVHPSPDGDRAVDLAYSDIEAAFTSFLERRGEGRPFLLASHSQGTVLAARLLREKIWGKPAGKHLVAAYLVGGPIHPSTIGEDIPICASEDQWGCVVGWNARGPRYERNEYEFKDAPAPGARICVNPLTWKIDGAAAPASQNQGALFFDAASPAVLPAFADAACQADGNLWISQMGSLPARGLASGILLWTMGPDNYHPIEYQLFYVNLRKNAVRRVEAFQAAHASP, from the coding sequence ATGCGACGCTGGCAAAAGGTCCTTTTGATCGTGGCGCTCCTCGGCATCGTTTCCCTCGTCATCTCGTTCCTCACGCTCGATCGATGGCTCTACGCCGCCCTGGACCCCGGCAAGTTCGATCCGAGCGCCGCGCCGCCCGCGCCGAACTACGCCGAGCCCGCCGCCTGGGCCGCGCTCCCCACCCTCGAGGACGACGCCGACGTCTCCTTGCCGGAGCTCCCGCCCCAGGCGCCCGGCGCCGCCAAGGCCGACGTCTTTTTCGTCCACCCGACGACCTCCATGGCGAAGCGGTGGAACACGCCGATCGACGACCCCGCGGTCGTGCAGGCGACAGCCCGCGGCGCGACGCTCATCCAGGCGAGCGCCTTCAATGCGTGCTGCGCCGTGTATGCGCCGCGGTATCGTCAGGCGAGCGGCAAGGCCTTCGTGCACCCGAGCCCGGACGGCGACCGCGCCGTGGATCTCGCCTACAGCGACATCGAGGCCGCATTCACGTCGTTCCTCGAACGGCGCGGCGAGGGGCGCCCGTTCCTCCTCGCGTCCCACAGCCAGGGCACCGTGCTCGCCGCGCGTCTGCTCCGCGAAAAGATCTGGGGCAAACCCGCCGGCAAACACCTCGTCGCGGCGTACCTGGTCGGCGGCCCGATCCACCCCTCGACGATCGGCGAGGACATCCCGATCTGCGCATCCGAGGATCAATGGGGGTGCGTCGTCGGCTGGAACGCGCGAGGCCCTCGTTACGAGCGCAACGAATACGAGTTCAAGGACGCCCCCGCGCCCGGCGCGCGCATCTGCGTCAATCCGCTCACCTGGAAGATCGACGGGGCGGCGGCGCCCGCATCGCAGAACCAGGGCGCGCTGTTCTTCGACGCAGCGTCCCCCGCAGTCCTCCCGGCGTTCGCCGACGCGGCCTGCCAGGCGGATGGAAACCTCTGGATCTCGCAGATGGGGAGCCTGCCAGCGCGCGGACTCGCGAGCGGAATCCTCCTCTGGACGATGGGCCCCGACAATTACCACCCCATCGAGTACCAGCTCTTCTACGTGAACCTTCGGAAAAATGCCGTCCGGCGCGTCGAGGCGTTCCAGGCGGCGCACGCTTCGCCCTGA